A region from the Canis aureus isolate CA01 chromosome 8, VMU_Caureus_v.1.0, whole genome shotgun sequence genome encodes:
- the GBP5 gene encoding guanylate-binding protein 5, with product MTPKIYMPAPVCLIENNGGQLLANQEALEILSATRNPLVVVAIVGLYRTGKSYLMNKLAGKNKGFSIGSTVQSHTKGIWMWCVPHPKKPNHTLVLLDTEGLGDVEKGDKNNDAQIFALAILLSSTFVYNTMNKIDQKAIDLLHYVTELSNLLRKVSSPDLEGVEDATNLQSFCPDFVWTLRDFFLTLEKDGQDITADEYLENSLRLKQGTNESVKNFNLPRLCIKEFFPIRKCFIFDSPTYRKKLAQLETLPNDELDPEFVQQVAGFCSHIFNHSNTKTLPGGIKVNGPYLKSLVLTYINAISRGDLPCMENSVLTLAQIKNSAAVKKAIDHYDQQMSQKVQLPTETVHELLDLHRESEREATEVFMKNSFKDMDQKFQKELETLLEVKKDDLYKQNMEASSCRCSVLLRAIFGPLENDVRQGIYSKPGGHHLLVQKTEELKAKYYQEPRKGMQAERALQEYLQSRQSTTDAILQIDLALTVRQKEIEEANRKAQAAKIVAQRLETIQRHNQQMMMQRERLYQEQIRQIQIFREYQLQQQQRALERRFQEEAENLNREIETERRSLQNEIQDLQRNVVSLDDTCILL from the exons ATGACGCCAAAGATCTACATGCCAGCCCCAGTGTGCCTCATTGAGAACAATGGAGGGCAACTTCTGGCTAATCAGGAAGCTTTGGAGATCCTGTCAGCCACTAGGAATCCTCTTGTGGTGGTGGCTATTGTGGGCCTCTACCGAACAGGCAAATCCTACCTGATGAACAAGCTGGCTGGGAAGAACAAGG GCTTCTCTATTGGATCCACAGTGCAGTCTCACACCAAGGGTATCTGGATGTGGTGTGTGCCTCATCCCAAAAAGCCGAACCACACTCTAGTTCTTCTTGACACGGAGGGTCTAGGAGATGTAGAGAAG gGTGACAAGAACAATGATGCCCAGATCTTTGCATTGGCAATACTATTGAGTAGTACCTTTGTATACAATACTATGAACAAAATTGATCAGAAGGCTATTGACCTATTGCA CTATGTTACAGAACTGTCGAATCTGCTCAGGAAAGTATCCTCACCTGATCTTGAAGGGGTTGAAGATGCAACTAACCTTCAGAGCTTCTGTCCAGACTTTGTGTGGACTCTGAGAGATTTCTTTCTAACCCTGGAAAAAGATGGGCAAGACATCACAGCAGATGAATACTTGGAGAATTCCCTAAGGCTAAAGCAAG gcACTAATGAAAGTGTTAAAAACTTTAATTTGCCCCGTCTATGTATAAAAGAATTCTTTCCAATAAGGAAATGCTTTATCTTTGACTCTCCCACTTACCGGAAGAAGCTTGCCCAGCTTGAGACGCTGCCTAACGATGAGCTGGATCCTGAATTCGTGCAACAAGTGGCAGGGTTCTGTTCCCACATCTTCAACCATTCCAACACTAAAACTCTTCCAGGAGGTATCAAGGTCAATGGACCCT ATCTAAAGAGCCTCGTGCTGACGTACATTAATGCCATCAGCCGTGGGGATCTGCCCTGCATGGAGAACTCAGTCTTGACCTTGGCCCAGATCAAGAACTCAGCAGCAGTGAAAAAGGCCATTGACCACTATGACCAGCAGATGAGCCAGAAGGTGCAGCTGCCCACGGAAACTGTCCATGAGTTGCTGGACCTGCATAGGGAAAGTGAAAGAGAGGCCACAGAAGTCTTCATGAAGAACTCTTTCAAGGATATGGACCAAAAGTTTCAGAAGGAATTAGag ACTCTTCTAGAAGTAAAAAAGGATGACTTATATAAACAGAACATGGAGGCATCATCATGCCGTTGCTCAGTTTTACTTCGGGCTATTTTTGGTCCTCTGGAAAATGATGTGAGGCAGGGCATTTATTCAAAGCCAGGAGGACATCATCTCCTCGTTCAGAAGACAGAAGAGTTGAAAGCAAAGTACTATCAGGAGCCCAGGAAAGGAATGCAG GCTGAGAGAGCTCTACAGGAATATTTACAGTCCAGACAGTCTACAACTGATGCCATCCTACAAATAGACTTGGCTCTCACAGTGAGGCAAAAGGAGATAGAAG AGGCAAATAGGAAAGCACAGGCTGCGAAGATTGTAGCACAAAGGTTGGAGACAATTCAAAGGCATAACCAGCAAATGATGATGCAAAGGGAGCGGCTCTATCAGGAACAAATAAGACAGATACAAATATTCAGAGAATACCAGTTGCAACAACAGCAGAGGGCCCTGGAACGTCGATTCCAG GAAGAGGCTGAAAATCTCAATAGGGAAATCGAAACTGAACGCAGAAGCCTTCAAAATGAAATCCAGGATCTCCAGAGGAATGTTGTCTCATTGGATGATACATGCATCTTACTCTAA